Within Flavobacterium pisciphilum, the genomic segment TTTCCAATGTTTTTGGTTTGATATTTTTAAGCTAACTTTACTTTTGATTAAAAAAAACACACATTATGAAAAAAATAATTCTATCTCTTGTAGTAATTGCTACGATTATTACTGGATGTAAAACCAAAAATAACTCAGAAGATTCAAAAAAATTAACCATTGCACTTGAGCCAAAAAGTAATAGTTCTGTATCGGGTACAGCAACTTTTGTAGAGAAAAAAGGCGAAGTTACTTTTGTAGCAAAAATTAGCGGCTTAAAGCCTGGAGTTCATGCAATCCACATTCATGAAAAATCAGATTGTACTGCTGCTGACGGAAGTTCTGCAGGAGGTCACTGGAATCCAACATTTAAGAAACATGGAAAATGGGGTGTTGGAGAATATCACAAAGGGGACATCGGAAACTTTACAGCAGATGAAAAAGGTAATGGAACAATTACATTGAAAACAGACGAATGGTGTATTGGTTGTGGTGATCCAACAAAAGATATTTTAGGAAAAGGATTAATCGTACATCAAGATCCAGACGATTTTACTTCACAACCAGCAGGAAATGCAGGTGCAAGAGTAGCTTGTTCAGCAATCATAAAATAATTACACAAATCAAAAGAACCATTTTATTCACAAAGTAAAATGGTTTTTTTATTTTTAATCAATCCTCAAATCATAAAAAAAAGATAGCTTTGTAGCTTCAAATTAAAGCAATGATTAACCCTTCGGCAACAGGTTGGATAGATAAATTTTTTAGTAAACAAAAGTTCCCAGAACATGTAGTTACTGAAACTAATAATTCATTCTATCAAAAAGTAAGAGCAACAGGCTTTATTTATGGTCATATAATTGCCATAGAAACTCCAGTACCGATTAAAACAAAAGGTTGGTTTAAAACCGAAATTTCAAAAGTAGCTTTATTAAATACTTTATTCAGTGTTTTTTCCCTAACCAAAAACGATACTAATTCAGAACATTTCATTACCGAAGCATTGGCTTTTTATAATCAAATGAACCCTGAAGGTTTTAATCTATTCAAAATATTACTCCCAAAAAGTAGTGATTCACTAACTTTAGAAAGTATTATAGACGAACGTGTTCAAACGAACGACAGTATCATTAGTAAAAACTTTTCTCATTTAGTTACAAATGCTTTGCTATTCATTGATGTTTTGGCTTTTCGCCAGTATTTAATTCATGGATCTATTCCAGAAAAATACCTCAAGAAAATAGAAGAAACTGTTATGAGCATTGTAGCACTAGCTTTAAAAACCAAAACCAATAAATCACAGTACGACGATTTATTAATTAAACTTTTTGAGGCATCAATCCGCTATAGCAAATTTTCTAAAGTAACAGTAGCAACTTTAGAAACATTACAATTGCATCATTTTACAAATGAATTAGAAAAATATTATCTAATTGATATGGCCGGAATGGCTTTATGGAGTGATGGTATTGTAGAAAATGAAGAAGCTTATTTTTTACATACTCTAGCTAACATTTTAAACGTATCTGATGATTTCGTGGCAGAAAGTATTAAAAGTACTAATGCTTTTATTACAGAGCATAAAAAGGAGATTCCATATTTTAATTACTCCAATCCTGTAAAGCATTTTTATGATCAGATGACAATGGGTGTAATTACGCTTATAAAACGTAATAAAAACCGATTAATCAAGGAAATCATCCAAAGCAAAGAATTAATGCTTCTCCTAGCCTATTCTACCCGTAGAGACCTAGAAC encodes:
- a CDS encoding LETM1-related biofilm-associated protein — translated: MINPSATGWIDKFFSKQKFPEHVVTETNNSFYQKVRATGFIYGHIIAIETPVPIKTKGWFKTEISKVALLNTLFSVFSLTKNDTNSEHFITEALAFYNQMNPEGFNLFKILLPKSSDSLTLESIIDERVQTNDSIISKNFSHLVTNALLFIDVLAFRQYLIHGSIPEKYLKKIEETVMSIVALALKTKTNKSQYDDLLIKLFEASIRYSKFSKVTVATLETLQLHHFTNELEKYYLIDMAGMALWSDGIVENEEAYFLHTLANILNVSDDFVAESIKSTNAFITEHKKEIPYFNYSNPVKHFYDQMTMGVITLIKRNKNRLIKEIIQSKELMLLLAYSTRRDLEPSEKKKVKKQLLDICKTIPSLTIFLLPGGSLLLPILIKFIPTLLPSAFNENLDDESE
- a CDS encoding superoxide dismutase family protein, with protein sequence MKKIILSLVVIATIITGCKTKNNSEDSKKLTIALEPKSNSSVSGTATFVEKKGEVTFVAKISGLKPGVHAIHIHEKSDCTAADGSSAGGHWNPTFKKHGKWGVGEYHKGDIGNFTADEKGNGTITLKTDEWCIGCGDPTKDILGKGLIVHQDPDDFTSQPAGNAGARVACSAIIK